In Paludibaculum fermentans, the genomic stretch AGCACGACTGGCGACCTCATGGGTACCGGCTTGCTGGGCCTGGCGGATACGGACCAGAGCCTCATGCTGGGCGGCGTCGTACACGGGCGTGGCGGTGAAACCGACGTCCGGATCTTCAATCCCGGGTCCAGCACGACCACGGTGTTAGTCGCGGCCGGTGACACCACCGCCAATGTCGACGTGCCGGCGCACGGACTGCGGCAACTGCCGGGCGTCCTCCCCAACACCCTCAACCTGTCCGACGACTGGGCAGGCTACCTGCGCTTCTTCTCCTACACCCCCATCGAAGTGACGGCTCGCACCACCACCCCGGACTCAAGCGGTGGCCTCTACGCCGAAGTACACAGCGCGACAAGGGCGGATTCGCTCTACGAACAGGGAGCCGCCACTTTCCTGCCCTCGCTGAACGCCGGCGCGACGCTCCTTTCCAGGGCTGGAGCCGGCGGCGCCACCGCACAGCTTTCGCTCCTGGACCTCACCGGAGCCACTGTGGGCTCGGTCAATCTGGCCCTCGACCCGAATGCGACGCGGGCCGACTCGATGGCGGATCTCTTTCCAGGTGTTACCGTCCCGGATTCATCCTCCATGCAAATCGCCGTGCTCAGCGGCGCCATGGACGGGGCCGCCCTGCTCAAGGCCCCTGGAACCGGCGATCCGTCCTACCTGGCTTCCACAACCACGCTGGCGGGCGGGTGCGCGCCCCCGGTCATCGATTCCTTCAGCGCCTCCAACGTCTCCCTGGCGCAGCCGGGTCAGGTCGTCCTCTCCTGGTCCGCTCGCGCCACCGATTCCGTCGATGTCACCCCGTTTGGCGCGGGCCTGCCGGCCGCTGGCACTCTCTCGGCCAATGTCGGGGAGACGGTCACTGTGTCCCTGGTTGCCTCCAACGGCTGCGGTACCGACACGCGCAGTGTCGTCATCGCAGTGGGTCCGCCGGTGCCTCTCTCAATCCTCGGCGGCACCCCATCGCCGGACACCGGTGAACCGTCGGCCAGTCCGGGACAGACCCTCGCCATACAATTCGACAATCTGGCCGACCCGGGCAATATCGACGTCCTGGTGCTGGTGGCGCCGGACGGCTCGGAGCGGCCCTTGACGCCCGAGGGCGTGACCACAAACGGAGCCATCGCGTTCCGGTTGCCCATCTGGGTGGATAGCGCCAGCGCGGGCGGCTATCGTACCGGCGAGGTCGTCATCGCGGCCGAGGCGGGCGGCACGCGCAGCGCAGCGCTCCCCCTCAACATCCTGCCGCTGTCTTATGCCGGAGACCCCATTGCGGACTTCCGCGCCTTGCTCGACCGCGTCTCCGCCGCCGGCCAGACCGCCCTTGCCGCCTGGCAGCAGGACGCATCCTCGGCGCCCATCGCCAGCGCCCAGCAAAAGGCAGCCGCCGCCATCGAGTCCAGCCTGCGCGCCATGGTCGACTCCATCCAGGCGAACGGCAGCGCCACGCTCGACTGGGGCACTCCGGGTCTGCCCACCGTCACGATTACCGCGGACAACCTGGCTACCCTGCTCGCCTACAACGCCAATGCCCTGGACTCGCCCATTCCCGGCGCCGAGGACGGCGGCAGCGCCCTCACGCCCGAGAAATCAGCGTCCTCCTCCCGCATGGCGAACGCACTCAACTGCTTGAACATCCGCTACCCCCTCATCGCCTCCTGCAAGAACCTCGACGCAGCCCACAAACTGGCCGACCCGGTGACCGATTTCCTGCATCAGGCCGATTCGATCAGCAAGGACGATATCGCCAAAATCGGCGCCAAGGAGGTGCAGGACCGCCTTCGGAAGAAGTTCGCTGGATCCTTTCTCGGCCTGCTCGGCAAACGGCTGCAGGGCTGGCTGAACGTCCTGGAAGTGGAGTGCAACGTTCAACCCATTCGTCTCGACGGGTTTACGGTGCGGCCATCCACGATCAAAGCGAACTTCCGCGGCTCAGGCCCCAGCGCCCTGGCCCTGAATGCGCAGATGACGCCGGACTACGATCAGAACAATCTGGCGAAGGACATCGAGAAGAAAGCGCTCGACCGGTACATGAAGGAGCTCAACAAGAGCGCGAAACTCAGCCCCGAGGCCTCGAAGAACCTGCGCGACTTCCTTCAGCTCATGCTCTTCGATTTCAATGCGGACTACGACAAGGCCCTCTCCGACGTGGTGAAGTCGCTGGGGCAGTTGAAATCGCGGGACAGCATCCAGGTCGGCATGTGCGACCTCGACAAATTCTACGCCGAAAAGAACGGCCCCAGCGACGCCTACAATCCACGCAAGAGCATAGTGGAGCCGGCCAGTTGGCGGTCGGATTTTGGAGACCTGACCTTCTGGTATATCGGCCGCCGCGCCCCCGCGCCTGAGAAGTTCTGCGTGTACCCGAAGGTCCAGAACTTCCTGTTTCACAAGAACCTGGAGCTCTCCAACACCGCCCTCAACATCACCAGCCGCGAGACCTGCTACAGCCAGCCCGGCATCTCAGTCGGAAACTCGGCGGGCAAGGTCCGAGCGGCCGGCAGCCGTGCCGCGGCGCTCACCCCGGGGGATTTCACGGGTCCCGGCTACGCCGACGATATCTATGTGGGCCCGGCAGGTGCGGCTGTCAACGTAACAGTCAAATACTGGGCCGGCAATGACAACGCTCTCTACGTCGGTCCGACCGCCCAGGCGGCCCTCGATCAGGGTGAAACCATCAACGCGTCCATGAATGGCGGCCAATCCAGCGTGACCCTCAACGCTTCGCGCAAGGGCCGGACCACCTATACCTCCACGCTCAGCGGCTACGGCGCATATACAGCGGACCGCCAGGTCTACGCGGCCGAGGGGTATGTGGGGATGAGCGCAGTCATTCCGCCCAACCGGGACGGCACCCAGAACTTCAACGCCACCGTCACCAATGTGGGCGGCAATTGCGAGGCATACGGCTACTTCATTTCCTGGACGGACGAGAATCAGCAATACCACAAGGTGGGGGACCTCTACTCCAGCAAGTTGCCTCCCGTGATCACGGCCTCCGGGGCAGGCGTACAGAGCGTCCAATTGGGCATGACATTCCGGGCCAATGGAACGCCCGCGAACAGTTGCTCGTTCAGCATAACGCTGGAGATTATCCCGAACGACGGGCAGTGAGCCGCTCAAGCTCGCTGCCAATCTCATTCAGGCTGCGGAGCCGGGATTCCGTTCGTTACAAATCGCTCCAGCCACTGGATGCCGAACTCCACCAGTTCCGGACCATCGAACAGATATGCGTCCGCGGCGCCAACCCGCCCCTGTACGCCTCGTCCCTCCGCGAGATAGGCCGTGGCAATCTGCTCGAAACAGTTCTGCGGCAGCAGGTCATGCACCGGATCCGCCGTGTCGAACTCCTCAAACTCCACCCACTGCGGCCCCTCCGCCCCGGGCATCAGCCGCCGGTAGCGCCGGATCCGCTTATCCGGCAGCCGTGCCTGGTGCTCAGCGTAGTGCAGCAGGGTGATCGTGTCGAGCGGAGCGCCGAGCATCAACACCCGCCCCTTCGCCCGCACAACCTTCTCCAGCGGCGTGCCGGGCCCGTAGCCGTATTGGAAGGGGTGTTCCGCCGTGATCCATTCCGCCTGGGCGCCCAGCGCCGCGACACCCGCGTCCGGATGATCGCTGCGCAGCGTGCCCGGCCAATTCCTGATCGTCTCGTGCAGGATTCCGTGGTCGCGGGCGGCGTGCGCGATCCGTTTGTCGAAGACAGGAACCTCCTCTTCGTCCTCGTCTTCGAAGCAGGGTTCGAAGTCCAGATACGCCACCAGCGTGCCGGAAGGCCCGAGAGTATCCAACAGGGCCTGCACAATGACGTTCACCCCGCCCCTGACCTCGCCCATCGCCCGCACGCTGGAATGGACCATCAGCACCTCGCCCGCCCGGATGCCCAGGCCATTGAAATCAGCGCGCAGTGAACTGCGGGTGGCAATCATAACTCAATCGTACAATCCGGCAGGCGAACCCTCGGCGGCTACAGGCCGCCCACGGTGACGCTCCAGGGCATAGAATCCTCCCAGGACGTTTATATGAACAGACGCGACTTCATGCAGATCTCCGCCGGCCTCGCCCTGCCGGCCGGCGCCCAGACGCCCGCTGCCGGGACGCGGGCGGGCTGGTACGACCGCCCGATGCGCTGGGCCCAACTCGCGTTTGTCGAAGACGACCCCGGCCAGTACGACCAGGCCTTCTGGCTCGACTACTTCCGCCGGATTCACGCCGACGCCGCCTGCCTGAGCGCGGGCGGTTGTGTCGCTTTCTACCCCACGAAGATCCCCCTCCACTACCGCAGTAAGTGGCTCAAGGATGGCGACGCCTTCGGCGACCTGGTGAAGGGCTGCCGCGGCCTGGGCATGAATATCATCGCCCGCACCGATCCGCATGGGCTCCACCAGGATCTGGCCGACGCGCATCCTGACTACGTCCTCGTCAGTGCGGATGGAAAACCGCGCAAGCACTGGGCCGACCCCGACTACTGGGTCTCCTGCGCCCTGGGCCCCTACAACTTCGATTTCATGACCCGCGTCACCGAGGAGATCGTCAGCCTCTACCAGGTGGACGGCATCTTCTCCAATCGTTGGGCCGGCTCGGGCATGTGTTACTGCGCGCATTGCGTCCGGAACTTTCGCGACTTCTCCGGCCTGGACCTGCCGCGCACCAACAATCCGCAGGACCCGGCCCGCCGGCAATACATCGTCTGGAAGGAGAAGCGCCTCTTCGACCTGTGGCATCTGTGGGATGCGCGCATTAAGGCCATTAACCCGAATGCGGCCTATATTGCCAATGCCGGCGGCGGCGCTCTCAGCGACCTCGACATGAAGACCATCGGCGAACTCACGCCCACGCTCTTTGCTGACCGTCAGGCCCGCCATGGCCTCATGCCGCCCTGGACGAACGGCAAGAATGGCAAGGAGTACCGGGCCGCCCTCGGCCGCAAGCCCATCGCGGGCATCTTCAGCGTCGGCATTGAGGAGTCCTATCGCTGGAAAGATTCCGTGCAGAGCGGCGACGAGATCCGGCTTTGGATGATGGACGGGGTCGCCCAGGGCCTGCGTCCCTGGTTCACCAAATTCAACGCGAAGCCGCTCGACCGCCGCTGGCTGCCCGTCGTCGAGGAACTCTATACCTGGCACCATCGCAACGAGCGCTACCTCCGCAACGAAGAATCACTGGCTCGGGTCGGCCTCGTCTACTCCCAGCAGACCGCCACCTTCTACGGCGGCGAACGCGCCCATGCCAAGGTCGAGGACCACACCCTCGGCTTCTACCAGGCCCTGCTCGAAGCGCGGATTCCGTTCGAGATGGTCCACGATCGCATGCTGGAACCGGCTCAACTGGCCCGCTTCAAGACGCTCATCCTGCCCAACATCGCCGCCCTCTCCACCGCCCAGTGCGGCCAAGTGCAAGCCTTCGCCGACGCGGGCGGCAGCATCGTCGCCACCCACGAAACTTCGCTCTACGACGAATGGGGTAAGCGCCGCGACAATCTTGGCTTGGCCCGCCTCTTCGGAGCCTCGGTCACCGGAGCACTGGAAGGTCCGCTCCAGAACTCCTATCTCACCCTGAACAAGGACCCGGCCACTGGCCAGTTCCATCCGCTGCTCGCGGGCATGGAGGATGCCGGCCGCATCATCAACGGGACCCATCGCGTCCCGGTCCGTGCGGACTCCGGTTCCGGGCTATCGCCGCTCACGCTCGTTCCGACCTACCCCGACCTGCCCATGGAATCCGTCTACGTGCGCCAGGCGCCGGGCAAGGATCCGGGTGTCTTCCTCAAGGAGAACGGCAAAAGCCGCATCGTCTACTTCCCCTGGGACCTCGACCGCACCTTCTGGGAGGTCATGTCCCTCGATCACGGCCGCCTTCTCCAGAACGCCGTCCGCTGGGCGCACAACGAGGTCCAACCGCTCACGGTCAAGGGCAAAGGCCTCTTCGACCTGGCAATCTGGACCCAGAAGAACTCAATGACGGTCCATCTCGTGAACCTGACGAACCCCATGATGATGAAGGGGCCCATCCGCGAGATCATCCCCGCCCCGCCCCAAACGGTGGTCGTGCGCCTGCCGCCAGGCAAAACCGCGGCAGCCGTACACTTGCTGGTGGCTGGCCGGACCATCGCGCATAAGCGCACCCCACAGGGGCTCGAAATTGCAGTGCCGCCGGTCGGGATCAATGAGGTGATCGCAATCGACTTCGCGGGCTAGCGCCGCACTGGCTGCCTCTAGCGGGAGCCCCGCCGGCGCATCTTCCGTCACGGGCCGCTACGCATCCAGGCTGAAAGTACTCATCACGCGGATCTTGCAACAGCCATAGGCGTTGGCGGGCCGGACGGCCTTCCGTTCCTCGTTCAGGTGCGACCTCTGGGCCCGGGCTGTCCGCTGAGCC encodes the following:
- the aac(3) gene encoding aminoglycoside 3-N-acetyltransferase, which codes for MIATRSSLRADFNGLGIRAGEVLMVHSSVRAMGEVRGGVNVIVQALLDTLGPSGTLVAYLDFEPCFEDEDEEEVPVFDKRIAHAARDHGILHETIRNWPGTLRSDHPDAGVAALGAQAEWITAEHPFQYGYGPGTPLEKVVRAKGRVLMLGAPLDTITLLHYAEHQARLPDKRIRRYRRLMPGAEGPQWVEFEEFDTADPVHDLLPQNCFEQIATAYLAEGRGVQGRVGAADAYLFDGPELVEFGIQWLERFVTNGIPAPQPE
- a CDS encoding alpha-amylase family protein; the encoded protein is MNRRDFMQISAGLALPAGAQTPAAGTRAGWYDRPMRWAQLAFVEDDPGQYDQAFWLDYFRRIHADAACLSAGGCVAFYPTKIPLHYRSKWLKDGDAFGDLVKGCRGLGMNIIARTDPHGLHQDLADAHPDYVLVSADGKPRKHWADPDYWVSCALGPYNFDFMTRVTEEIVSLYQVDGIFSNRWAGSGMCYCAHCVRNFRDFSGLDLPRTNNPQDPARRQYIVWKEKRLFDLWHLWDARIKAINPNAAYIANAGGGALSDLDMKTIGELTPTLFADRQARHGLMPPWTNGKNGKEYRAALGRKPIAGIFSVGIEESYRWKDSVQSGDEIRLWMMDGVAQGLRPWFTKFNAKPLDRRWLPVVEELYTWHHRNERYLRNEESLARVGLVYSQQTATFYGGERAHAKVEDHTLGFYQALLEARIPFEMVHDRMLEPAQLARFKTLILPNIAALSTAQCGQVQAFADAGGSIVATHETSLYDEWGKRRDNLGLARLFGASVTGALEGPLQNSYLTLNKDPATGQFHPLLAGMEDAGRIINGTHRVPVRADSGSGLSPLTLVPTYPDLPMESVYVRQAPGKDPGVFLKENGKSRIVYFPWDLDRTFWEVMSLDHGRLLQNAVRWAHNEVQPLTVKGKGLFDLAIWTQKNSMTVHLVNLTNPMMMKGPIREIIPAPPQTVVVRLPPGKTAAAVHLLVAGRTIAHKRTPQGLEIAVPPVGINEVIAIDFAG